The Microbacterium sp. SORGH_AS_0862 genome has a segment encoding these proteins:
- a CDS encoding ATP-binding protein: protein MNELYLADIPRSFTAIAEWGACFVFVLIVARRAGWWVTAAASAVGLLALLAVQEAAGRLSLALWIPGMLAAVLVMFAMLYTTLRVSPVTAGYLTARAFVLAELTASIHWQLDRFYLDAPAEVKATMMVVIYGGMLGLAWFAERRHLVRGEVFEVGYADLVAALSIATATFVISNLSFVTTATPFSGRIGHEILYIRTLVDLCGYIALYVQHEVRRGFQARREADAMARLLTSQHQQYEMSRRTIDEVNRKYHDMKHHLDAIRAEQDPQSRLRILDDLETSIRDYATQVRTGNDVLDAVLTAKLMYAREQSIHVATVADGRLLAGLRPLDITAIAGNALDNAFEATARLPESQRMVKFSLFAHDDFVMLRVENTFDGHLRRRDGRILTRKAGEGHGYGLRNIEAAAETYGGSVSVDGGAEWFSLRVLLPRDVAAAAR, encoded by the coding sequence ATGAACGAGCTGTACCTCGCCGACATCCCTCGCAGCTTCACCGCCATAGCCGAGTGGGGTGCCTGCTTCGTCTTCGTGCTGATCGTCGCCCGGCGGGCCGGCTGGTGGGTGACGGCCGCGGCCTCCGCCGTCGGGCTGCTCGCGCTGCTCGCCGTACAGGAAGCAGCCGGGCGCCTCTCGCTCGCGTTGTGGATCCCGGGGATGCTGGCCGCCGTGCTGGTGATGTTCGCCATGCTGTACACGACGCTGCGGGTCTCCCCGGTGACGGCGGGCTACCTCACCGCGCGGGCCTTCGTGCTGGCAGAGCTCACCGCATCCATCCACTGGCAGCTCGACCGGTTCTACCTGGATGCGCCGGCCGAGGTGAAGGCCACGATGATGGTCGTGATCTACGGCGGGATGCTGGGGCTCGCCTGGTTCGCCGAGCGGCGTCACCTGGTGCGGGGGGAGGTCTTCGAGGTGGGCTACGCCGATCTGGTCGCCGCGCTCTCGATCGCGACCGCCACGTTCGTCATCTCGAACCTCAGCTTCGTCACCACCGCGACCCCGTTCAGCGGTCGCATCGGGCATGAGATCCTCTACATCCGCACCCTCGTGGACCTCTGCGGCTACATCGCGCTCTACGTGCAGCACGAGGTGCGCCGTGGCTTCCAGGCGCGCCGGGAGGCCGACGCGATGGCGCGCCTGTTGACCAGCCAGCACCAGCAGTACGAGATGTCGCGGCGCACGATCGACGAGGTGAACCGCAAGTACCACGACATGAAGCACCACCTCGATGCGATCCGGGCCGAGCAGGACCCGCAGTCGAGACTGCGCATCCTCGACGACCTCGAGACGTCGATCCGCGACTATGCGACGCAGGTCCGCACGGGGAACGACGTGCTCGACGCGGTGCTCACGGCCAAACTCATGTACGCCAGGGAGCAGAGCATCCACGTCGCGACGGTGGCCGACGGGCGGTTGCTGGCGGGGTTGCGCCCGCTGGACATCACCGCGATCGCGGGGAATGCCCTCGACAACGCGTTCGAGGCGACGGCGCGTCTGCCCGAGTCGCAACGGATGGTGAAGTTCTCCCTGTTCGCGCACGACGATTTCGTGATGCTGCGGGTGGAGAACACCTTCGACGGGCACCTGCGCCGGCGAGACGGTCGCATCCTCACACGCAAAGCCGGTGAGGGGCACGGATACGGCCTGCGCAACATCGAGGCGGCAGCGGAGACCTACGGCGGGTCGGTGTCGGTCGACGGCGGTGCCGAGTGGTTCTCGCTCCGGGTGCTGCTCCCTCGAGACGTCGCCGCCGCCGCGCGCTGA
- a CDS encoding SOS response-associated peptidase, whose protein sequence is MCGRFVVANVASELVGVLRVDTINPSLPAPSYNVAPMSTAAIVLDSAKTEPPTRRLEPARWGLVPAWAKDPKIGARAFNARAEELEDKPMFRGALIKRRAVVPTTGYYEWKQLADGKEPHFIHQADDSPLFLAGLYEWWKDPSKADDDPDRWLLSFTILTRDAIGALGSIHDRMPLFLDADFADAWLDTDTDNVGDILDAAIDAAPDLAETLETRVVSPAVGNVRNDSPALIEPA, encoded by the coding sequence ATGTGTGGTCGGTTCGTCGTCGCCAACGTCGCGTCTGAGCTCGTCGGAGTACTGCGCGTCGACACGATCAACCCCTCGCTCCCTGCGCCCTCCTACAACGTCGCGCCGATGAGCACGGCGGCCATCGTGCTGGACTCCGCCAAGACCGAGCCACCCACGCGGCGACTCGAGCCCGCGCGGTGGGGGCTGGTGCCCGCGTGGGCGAAGGACCCGAAGATCGGCGCCCGGGCCTTCAACGCCCGCGCCGAGGAGCTGGAGGACAAGCCCATGTTCCGCGGTGCTCTCATCAAGCGCCGCGCCGTCGTCCCGACGACCGGCTACTACGAATGGAAGCAGCTCGCCGACGGCAAGGAGCCGCACTTCATCCACCAAGCCGACGACTCGCCCCTGTTCCTCGCGGGGCTGTACGAGTGGTGGAAAGACCCGAGCAAGGCGGATGACGACCCCGACCGCTGGCTGCTGAGCTTCACCATCCTCACCCGAGACGCGATCGGCGCGCTCGGTTCGATCCACGACCGGATGCCCCTGTTCCTCGACGCCGACTTCGCCGATGCGTGGCTCGACACCGACACGGACAACGTCGGCGACATCCTGGATGCCGCCATCGACGCGGCTCCCGATCTCGCCGAGACCCTCGAGACCCGGGTCGTCTCTCCCGCCGTCGGCAACGTGCGCAACGACTCGCCCGCGCTGATCGAACCCGCGTGA
- a CDS encoding 3-methyladenine DNA glycosylase, translating into MSAPASLLTPETVLSSDDWRSRERRHAERADALTAGRRARVARGRTHPVEDFLFTYYGYKPALLRRWHPGTAYALADAAHEDRADWRWYVRGENDSVRVDARAFAAEKRLLLTGVAAILEGTRGRSAQYGCFGMHEWAMLYRSPTPRHAVPLRLGSAATDAVVESHELRCTHFDAFRFFTEDAAPRNRALLARETQSAHEQPGCLHAGMDLYKWAVKLGPLVPGDTLLDAFELARDIRALDMRASPYDLRDWGYEPVAVETAEGKAVYVSEQRAFTLRAEPLREQLLGHVRGALAA; encoded by the coding sequence GTGAGCGCCCCGGCGTCCCTCCTCACGCCGGAGACCGTCCTCAGCAGCGATGACTGGCGCTCCCGTGAGCGCCGTCACGCCGAACGGGCCGATGCGCTCACCGCCGGACGCCGAGCCCGCGTCGCGCGGGGCCGGACGCATCCCGTCGAGGACTTCCTGTTCACCTATTACGGCTACAAGCCGGCGCTGCTGCGTCGCTGGCATCCGGGTACGGCGTATGCGCTGGCGGATGCGGCGCACGAGGATCGTGCCGACTGGCGCTGGTACGTCCGTGGCGAGAACGACTCCGTACGTGTCGATGCGCGCGCCTTCGCCGCCGAGAAGCGGCTCCTGCTGACCGGTGTCGCCGCGATCCTGGAAGGCACCCGCGGGCGGAGCGCGCAGTACGGCTGCTTCGGTATGCACGAGTGGGCGATGCTCTACCGTTCCCCGACTCCCCGCCATGCCGTGCCCCTGCGGCTGGGATCCGCGGCCACGGACGCGGTGGTCGAGTCGCACGAGCTGCGGTGCACGCACTTCGACGCCTTCCGCTTCTTCACCGAGGATGCAGCACCCCGCAACCGTGCGCTGCTCGCGCGCGAGACCCAGTCCGCCCACGAGCAGCCGGGCTGCCTGCACGCGGGCATGGACCTCTACAAATGGGCGGTCAAGCTCGGCCCGCTCGTGCCCGGCGACACGCTGCTGGACGCGTTCGAGCTCGCCCGCGACATCCGGGCGCTCGACATGCGTGCCTCGCCGTATGACCTGCGCGACTGGGGTTACGAACCCGTCGCCGTGGAGACGGCGGAAGGCAAGGCCGTGTACGTCTCCGAACAGCGGGCGTTCACCCTCCGGGCGGAGCCGCTGCGCGAGCAGCTGCTGGGGCACGTCCGCGGGGCGCTGGCCGCCTGA
- a CDS encoding LytTR family DNA-binding domain-containing protein, translating into MIRIGVVEDDPASIDRLLSHLDRFQREHGERFHVGAFRDGRDIIEDYRPDWDILLLDIQMARVDGMTAARRIREVDSEVLIVFVTASPQYAVSGYEVDALSYLLKPVSYPVFAQELGRCLVRLRRRERRHMLFTAADGDRHRLDIADVLYLESAKHNVLIHTLDSDYTVATSLKAMEGELEGEDFFRCNSGYLVNLRHVTGVEGNDCRIRGGVRLQISRPRKKDFLAALAAYIGTRGITA; encoded by the coding sequence ATGATCCGCATCGGCGTCGTCGAAGATGATCCGGCCAGCATCGACCGCCTGCTGTCGCACCTGGATCGATTCCAGCGCGAGCACGGCGAACGCTTCCACGTCGGGGCGTTCCGCGACGGGCGCGACATCATCGAGGACTACCGTCCCGACTGGGACATCCTGTTGCTGGACATCCAGATGGCGCGTGTGGACGGCATGACGGCCGCACGACGCATCCGCGAGGTCGACAGCGAGGTGCTCATCGTCTTCGTGACCGCATCCCCGCAGTACGCGGTGAGCGGCTACGAGGTGGATGCCCTGAGCTACCTGCTCAAGCCCGTCTCCTACCCGGTCTTCGCGCAGGAACTCGGGCGCTGCCTCGTGCGGCTGCGCCGGCGCGAGCGCCGACACATGCTCTTCACCGCCGCCGATGGCGACCGGCACCGCCTCGACATCGCCGACGTCCTGTACCTGGAGAGCGCCAAGCACAATGTCCTGATCCACACGCTGGACAGCGACTACACGGTCGCGACGTCCCTGAAGGCGATGGAGGGGGAGCTGGAGGGCGAGGACTTCTTCCGTTGCAACAGCGGCTACCTCGTGAACCTCCGCCACGTGACGGGGGTGGAGGGCAACGACTGCCGCATCCGAGGCGGGGTGCGCCTGCAGATCAGCCGGCCGCGCAAGAAGGACTTCCTCGCCGCGCTGGCCGCGTACATCGGCACACGCGGGATCACGGCATGA